One part of the Janthinobacterium sp. 17J80-10 genome encodes these proteins:
- a CDS encoding arsenate reductase ArsC, with product MSEALVDILGQGRFRGFSAGSRPGGKVNPFAIAQIKAFDHYYPTQNMRSKSWDEFSLPTAPQMDFIITVCDNAAGEECPYWPGHPATAHWGYEDPAALEGSDEEKQALFAKVFAQIIKRIDAFVKLPLHAMENTSINQEIKAIGAMKV from the coding sequence ATGTCGGAAGCGCTGGTGGACATCCTCGGCCAGGGCCGCTTCCGTGGCTTCAGCGCGGGCAGTCGTCCCGGCGGCAAGGTTAACCCGTTTGCCATCGCACAAATCAAGGCGTTCGATCATTATTACCCGACCCAGAACATGCGCAGCAAGAGCTGGGACGAATTTTCCCTGCCAACTGCTCCGCAGATGGATTTCATCATCACGGTCTGCGACAACGCTGCCGGCGAGGAATGCCCTTATTGGCCGGGACATCCTGCCACGGCCCATTGGGGCTATGAAGACCCGGCTGCGCTCGAAGGCAGTGACGAAGAAAAGCAGGCGCTGTTCGCCAAGGTCTTTGCCCAGATCATCAAGCGCATCGATGCATTCGTGAAGTTGCCCCTGCATGCGATGGAAAATACAAGCATCAATCAGGAAATCAAGGCCATCGGCGCAATGAAAGTGTAA
- the arsA gene encoding arsenical pump-driving ATPase, producing the protein MHFLTSPPRFMFFTGKGGVGKTSLACATAIHLAETGKRTLLVSTDPASNVGQVFGVEIGNRITAIAAVPGLHALEIDPQAAAQAYRDRLVNPVRGVLPDDVVKGIEESLSGACTTEIAAFDEFTALLTDGALTVGYDHIIFDTAPTGHTIRLLQLPGAWSGFLEAGKGDASCLGPLAGLEKQRAQYKAAVDALADPRRTRLVLVARAQQSTLREAARTHEELAAIGLSEQYLVINGVLPASEVAQDPLAAAIVRREQAAIAAMPVVLEDLPGDRVDLKPFNLVGVDALRHLLSPEAIPSAASLEQAVAPDAPDLSNLVDGIAADGHGLVMVMGKGGVGKTTLAAAIAVELARRGLPVHLTTSDPAAHLAETLTGSLEHLSVSRIDPHAETARYRQQVLQTKGAKLDDAGRALLEEDLRSPCTEEIAVFQAFSRAIREAGKKFVVMDTAPTGHTLLLLDATGAYHREIVRQMGDKGIHFVTPMMQLQDPKQTKVLLVTLAETTPVLEAANLQADLRRAGIEPWAWVINNSVAAARPQSHLLRLRAHNEMREIDAVATRHAQRYALVPLMQEEPVGVERLLELAHNIHERS; encoded by the coding sequence ATGCATTTCCTGACTTCGCCGCCGCGGTTCATGTTTTTTACCGGTAAGGGTGGCGTCGGCAAAACGTCGCTGGCCTGCGCCACCGCCATCCACCTGGCCGAAACCGGCAAGCGCACGCTGCTGGTCAGCACCGACCCGGCCTCCAACGTTGGCCAGGTGTTCGGCGTGGAAATCGGCAACCGCATCACCGCCATTGCAGCCGTGCCCGGACTGCACGCGCTGGAAATCGATCCGCAAGCGGCAGCGCAAGCCTACCGGGACCGTCTCGTCAATCCGGTGCGCGGGGTATTGCCCGACGATGTCGTCAAGGGCATCGAGGAATCCCTGTCGGGCGCATGCACCACTGAAATTGCCGCCTTCGACGAGTTCACGGCGCTGCTGACGGACGGCGCGCTCACTGTCGGCTACGACCATATCATCTTCGATACGGCGCCGACCGGGCATACTATTCGCCTGCTGCAACTGCCTGGCGCCTGGAGCGGCTTTCTGGAGGCCGGCAAAGGCGATGCCTCGTGTCTCGGCCCTCTCGCCGGCCTTGAAAAGCAGCGCGCGCAATACAAGGCGGCAGTCGATGCCCTCGCCGATCCGCGCCGCACGCGACTGGTGCTGGTGGCACGCGCACAGCAATCCACCCTGCGCGAAGCCGCCCGCACGCATGAAGAGCTGGCTGCCATCGGACTTTCGGAGCAGTACCTGGTCATCAATGGCGTCCTTCCCGCAAGCGAAGTGGCACAGGATCCGCTTGCCGCGGCAATTGTCCGCCGCGAACAGGCAGCTATCGCAGCCATGCCTGTCGTTCTTGAAGACCTGCCGGGCGACCGGGTGGATCTCAAGCCGTTTAACCTGGTCGGTGTCGATGCCTTGCGCCACCTGCTTTCACCTGAGGCCATCCCGTCTGCTGCAAGCCTGGAACAAGCCGTGGCACCCGATGCGCCTGATCTGTCGAACCTGGTCGATGGCATTGCGGCGGACGGCCATGGACTTGTCATGGTCATGGGCAAAGGCGGCGTCGGCAAAACCACCCTGGCTGCGGCCATCGCAGTAGAACTTGCCCGGCGTGGCTTGCCCGTCCACCTGACCACATCCGATCCGGCAGCGCATCTGGCCGAAACCCTCACCGGTTCGCTGGAACACCTGAGCGTGAGCCGCATCGACCCGCATGCCGAAACTGCGCGCTATCGGCAGCAAGTGCTGCAGACCAAAGGCGCGAAGCTCGACGATGCCGGACGCGCCTTGCTGGAAGAAGACCTGCGCTCGCCCTGCACCGAGGAAATTGCGGTATTCCAGGCGTTTTCGCGCGCCATTCGCGAAGCCGGCAAGAAGTTCGTGGTCATGGATACGGCGCCGACTGGCCATACGCTGCTGCTGCTCGATGCGACCGGCGCCTATCACCGCGAGATCGTGCGCCAGATGGGCGACAAGGGTATCCATTTCGTCACGCCGATGATGCAACTGCAAGACCCGAAGCAGACCAAAGTCTTGCTGGTGACGCTGGCGGAAACCACGCCGGTGCTGGAAGCGGCCAATCTGCAAGCCGATTTGCGCCGTGCGGGAATCGAGCCCTGGGCGTGGGTGATCAACAACAGTGTGGCCGCCGCACGACCGCAGTCGCACTTGCTGCGCTTGCGCGCACATAACGAGATGCGCGAAATCGATGCGGTCGCCACGCGCCATGCGCAACGCTATGCGCTGGTGCCGCTGATGCAGGAAGAACCGGTCGGGGTCGAGCGGCTGCTGGAACTGGCCCACAACATTCATGAAAGATCCTGA
- the arsD gene encoding arsenite efflux transporter metallochaperone ArsD, producing the protein MTKIQIYDPAMCCSTGVCGVEVEQALVDFSADAEWAKQHGAQIERFNLAQQPMAFAEHPTVKAFLERSGKDALPLILVDGQLALAGRYPRRAELARWAGISALPVAAAPTGASCSGSNCC; encoded by the coding sequence ATGACCAAGATTCAGATTTATGACCCCGCCATGTGCTGCAGCACCGGCGTGTGCGGTGTAGAGGTTGAACAGGCGCTGGTGGATTTTTCTGCCGATGCCGAGTGGGCCAAGCAGCACGGCGCCCAGATCGAGCGCTTCAACCTGGCACAACAGCCGATGGCCTTTGCGGAACACCCGACCGTCAAAGCTTTCCTGGAGCGCTCCGGCAAGGATGCGCTGCCGCTGATCCTGGTCGACGGCCAGCTGGCGCTGGCCGGCCGTTATCCGCGCCGCGCCGAACTGGCGCGCTGGGCCGGCATCAGCGCACTGCCTGTCGCGGCAGCGCCAACGGGTGCCAGCTGCAGCGGATCGAACTGCTGCTGA
- a CDS encoding arsenate reductase ArsC codes for MNVLFLCTGNSCRSILGEATFNHLAPAGWHAMSAGSKPAGYVHPRSLALLAREGIATEGYFSKSWDNLPATPDIVITVCASAAGETCPAYLGPVLRTHWGVEDPAHATGTDDEIDAAFMQAYRILRARIEAFLALPLETLENDKAGLKAAMDNIAETHQ; via the coding sequence ATGAATGTCCTGTTTCTCTGCACCGGCAATTCCTGCCGATCCATCCTCGGCGAAGCCACCTTCAACCACCTGGCGCCGGCGGGATGGCACGCCATGAGTGCCGGCAGCAAGCCAGCCGGCTATGTGCATCCCCGCTCGCTGGCCTTGCTGGCGCGAGAAGGCATTGCTACTGAGGGCTATTTCAGCAAGTCCTGGGACAACTTGCCGGCCACGCCGGACATTGTCATCACCGTGTGCGCCAGCGCCGCAGGCGAAACCTGCCCCGCTTACCTCGGCCCCGTGTTGCGTACGCACTGGGGTGTTGAAGATCCCGCGCACGCCACCGGCACGGATGATGAAATCGATGCGGCATTCATGCAGGCGTACCGCATCCTGCGCGCGCGCATCGAAGCCTTCCTGGCACTGCCGCTGGAAACGCTGGAAAATGACAAGGCCGGCCTCAAGGCAGCCATGGACAACATTGCAGAGACCCATCAATAA
- a CDS encoding metalloregulator ArsR/SmtB family transcription factor, producing METKNIITALAALAQESRLAVFRLLVQTGPQGLAASKISDQIGVPPSSLSFHLKELSHAGLVTSRQEGRFVYYCANFDTMNGLMAFLTANCCGGNPCSPVCKTDCATEPAVR from the coding sequence ATGGAAACCAAAAACATTATCACTGCCCTGGCGGCACTTGCACAGGAATCGCGTCTTGCCGTGTTTCGCCTGCTGGTGCAGACGGGCCCCCAAGGTTTGGCAGCCAGCAAGATCAGCGATCAGATTGGCGTGCCGCCCTCCTCCCTGTCCTTTCACCTCAAGGAGCTTTCCCACGCCGGCCTGGTCACGTCCCGCCAGGAGGGGCGTTTCGTCTATTACTGCGCCAATTTCGACACGATGAATGGCTTGATGGCATTTTTGACGGCCAATTGTTGCGGCGGCAATCCATGCTCTCCTGTCTGCAAGACCGATTGCGCCACCGAACCGGCTGTCAGGTGA
- the ybaL gene encoding YbaL family putative K(+) efflux transporter, whose amino-acid sequence MEHNIPLITTIAAGFGIALILGFVAERLKIPALVGYLVAGIIIGPSTPGFVADVHLASQLSEIGVMLLMFGVGLHFSLNDLLAVKRIAVPGAVVQMSLATVLGMIVAWWWDWTWGAGLVFGLSLSCASTVVLLKALEARGVLETMNGRIAVGWLVVEDLATVLVLVLLPPLAGVLGGTVVAEASASKPLWATIGLTLLQVAAFIVLMLVAGRRVLPWMLWHIARTGSRELFTLSVIAAAISIAYGAAQLFSVSFALGAFFAGMVMRESEFSHRAAEESLPLRDAFSVLFFVSVGMLFEPAILLEKPLQVLGVVAIIIFGKSVAALAIVLAFRYPLNTALTVSASLAQIGEFSFILAGLGVTLGLLPAEGMSLVLAGALISIALNPVLFSAVEPLRRWILARSELARHLEQRGDPYAELPMSTERKYLEGQVVLVGYGRVGKRIASELVARGIPYVVAEQNRELVEILRKNGVVAVSGNAADPAVLIQAHIANAAMLVVATADPLNVRQMVETARTLNPGIEIVLRTHSEEESQMLRKEGIGTVFFGEEELAKGMSSHVLERFAPAVA is encoded by the coding sequence ATGGAACATAACATACCGCTGATTACGACCATTGCCGCCGGCTTTGGCATCGCCCTCATTCTCGGTTTTGTGGCCGAACGCCTCAAGATTCCCGCCCTGGTTGGCTATCTGGTGGCTGGCATCATCATTGGCCCAAGCACGCCAGGCTTCGTGGCCGATGTGCACCTGGCATCGCAATTGTCTGAAATCGGCGTCATGCTGCTGATGTTCGGCGTCGGACTGCATTTTTCCCTCAATGACTTGCTCGCGGTTAAGCGGATTGCCGTGCCGGGCGCAGTAGTCCAGATGAGTCTGGCAACCGTTCTTGGCATGATCGTGGCCTGGTGGTGGGACTGGACCTGGGGCGCCGGTCTGGTGTTTGGCCTGTCGCTGTCGTGCGCCAGTACCGTGGTGCTGCTCAAGGCACTGGAAGCGCGTGGCGTGCTCGAAACCATGAACGGGCGCATCGCCGTCGGTTGGCTGGTCGTCGAGGATCTGGCAACGGTGCTGGTCCTGGTGCTGCTGCCGCCCCTGGCCGGCGTGTTGGGCGGCACGGTGGTGGCGGAAGCCAGTGCAAGCAAGCCGTTGTGGGCAACCATCGGACTGACGCTACTGCAGGTGGCGGCCTTCATCGTCCTGATGCTGGTGGCTGGCCGCCGTGTACTGCCCTGGATGCTCTGGCACATCGCCCGCACGGGCTCGCGCGAACTGTTCACCCTGTCGGTGATTGCTGCTGCCATCAGCATTGCCTACGGCGCTGCGCAATTGTTCAGCGTATCGTTTGCCCTCGGCGCCTTCTTTGCCGGCATGGTGATGCGCGAATCGGAGTTCAGCCACCGTGCCGCGGAAGAGTCCTTGCCCTTGCGCGACGCCTTCTCCGTGCTTTTTTTCGTGTCCGTCGGCATGCTTTTCGAGCCCGCGATCCTGCTCGAAAAGCCCTTGCAGGTGCTGGGTGTCGTGGCCATCATTATCTTCGGCAAGTCCGTCGCCGCGCTGGCGATTGTCCTGGCATTCCGCTATCCCCTGAACACCGCATTGACGGTATCGGCCAGCCTGGCGCAGATCGGCGAATTTTCTTTCATTCTGGCCGGCCTCGGCGTCACGCTCGGCTTGCTGCCTGCCGAAGGGATGAGCCTGGTGCTGGCTGGCGCCTTGATTTCCATCGCCTTGAATCCCGTCCTGTTTTCGGCTGTCGAGCCGTTGCGCCGCTGGATTCTTGCCCGCTCCGAACTGGCGCGTCACCTGGAACAGCGAGGTGATCCCTATGCCGAACTGCCGATGTCGACCGAGCGCAAGTATCTGGAAGGCCAGGTCGTGCTGGTAGGCTACGGGCGCGTCGGCAAGCGCATTGCCAGTGAACTGGTGGCGCGGGGCATCCCCTATGTGGTGGCGGAGCAGAACCGCGAGCTGGTAGAAATCCTGCGCAAAAATGGCGTGGTTGCCGTATCAGGCAATGCCGCCGATCCGGCGGTGCTGATCCAGGCGCACATTGCCAATGCGGCCATGCTGGTGGTAGCCACAGCCGATCCGCTCAATGTGCGGCAAATGGTCGAGACGGCGCGCACGCTCAACCCCGGCATTGAAATCGTCTTGCGCACGCATAGCGAGGAAGAGTCGCAGATGTTGCGCAAGGAGGGGATCGGCACGGTGTTTTTTGGCGAGGAAGAGTTAGCCAAGGGGATGAGCAGCCATGTCCTCGAACGTTTTGCGCCGGCGGTGGCGTAA
- a CDS encoding cytochrome ubiquinol oxidase subunit I has product MTELPNALLLARIQFAFTISFHFLFPAITIGLASYLAVLEGLWLKTGRAEYMDLFRYWIKIFALVFGMGVVSGIVMSYQFGTNWAAFADRAGPIIGPPMAYEVLTAFFLEAGFLGVMLFGMNRVGKGLHFMATLMVAIGTFISAFWILSVNSWMQTPAGYAMNAEGQFIPAGSWLHIIFNPSFPYRLVHTVSAAYLTTAFIVAGVGAWHLLRNRENGHSRIMFSMGMWMAAIVAPIQIGLGDLHGLNTLEHQPVKIMAMEGHYQSHPEGAPLILFGLPNAAENRVDYAIEIPKLSSLILKHDLNAPLAGLDTMPVENRPPVAIVFWAFRIMVGLGFLMAGIGMLSLYARVRGTLYTWKPLHRFALMMAPSGLLAVLAGWVTTEVGRQPWTVYGLMRTAESASPLAAPALAASLAAFVVVYFVVFGAGVLYILKLMAKPPQAHETAPPNIPVRSAGITPGPALKPDFIQHN; this is encoded by the coding sequence ATGACTGAGCTGCCTAATGCCCTGCTGCTGGCACGTATCCAGTTCGCCTTCACGATAAGTTTCCATTTCCTTTTCCCGGCGATCACCATCGGACTTGCCAGCTATCTGGCCGTGCTCGAAGGCCTGTGGCTGAAGACGGGAAGGGCCGAATACATGGATCTCTTTCGCTACTGGATAAAGATCTTTGCGCTGGTATTCGGCATGGGTGTTGTCTCCGGCATTGTCATGTCGTACCAGTTCGGCACCAACTGGGCGGCATTCGCCGACAGGGCCGGACCCATCATCGGCCCGCCCATGGCCTATGAAGTCCTCACGGCTTTTTTCCTGGAAGCCGGCTTTTTGGGCGTCATGCTGTTCGGCATGAACCGTGTCGGCAAGGGGTTGCATTTCATGGCCACGCTGATGGTCGCCATCGGCACCTTTATCTCGGCTTTCTGGATTCTGTCGGTCAATAGCTGGATGCAAACGCCTGCCGGCTATGCCATGAATGCCGAGGGCCAGTTCATCCCGGCGGGCAGCTGGCTGCACATCATTTTCAATCCCAGCTTTCCCTACCGCCTCGTGCATACTGTCTCGGCGGCGTATCTCACCACTGCATTCATCGTGGCGGGCGTGGGCGCTTGGCATCTGTTGCGCAACCGCGAGAATGGCCATTCCCGCATCATGTTTTCCATGGGGATGTGGATGGCAGCCATCGTTGCTCCCATCCAGATCGGGCTTGGCGACCTGCATGGCTTGAATACGCTCGAACATCAACCGGTGAAGATCATGGCCATGGAAGGGCATTATCAAAGCCATCCCGAGGGCGCGCCGCTTATCCTGTTCGGATTGCCGAATGCCGCCGAGAACCGCGTCGATTATGCGATTGAAATTCCCAAGCTGTCATCACTCATCCTGAAACACGACCTGAATGCGCCGCTGGCGGGGCTTGATACCATGCCGGTCGAGAACCGCCCGCCTGTCGCGATCGTGTTTTGGGCCTTCAGGATCATGGTGGGCCTGGGCTTCCTGATGGCCGGGATCGGCATGCTCAGCCTGTATGCGCGCGTGCGCGGCACGCTCTATACCTGGAAGCCGTTGCATCGTTTTGCCTTGATGATGGCGCCGTCCGGTCTGCTCGCAGTGCTGGCCGGCTGGGTGACGACCGAGGTCGGGCGCCAGCCCTGGACAGTCTACGGCTTGATGCGCACCGCCGAATCCGCCTCGCCGCTGGCTGCGCCGGCGCTGGCGGCTTCGCTGGCAGCATTCGTGGTTGTCTACTTTGTCGTCTTTGGCGCCGGTGTCCTCTACATCCTGAAGCTGATGGCGAAGCCGCCGCAGGCGCACGAGACGGCTCCGCCGAACATACCGGTGCGCAGCGCAGGCATTACGCCCGGGCCGGCGCTCAAGCCCGATTTCATCCAGCACAACTAG
- the cydB gene encoding cytochrome d ubiquinol oxidase subunit II translates to MDIDLAMVWAFIIVFAVFVYVIMDGFDLGIGILFPFFKVGHDRDTAMNSIAPVWDGNETWLVLGGGGLLAAFPLAYGVIFSGLYAPIIAMLLALVFRGVAFEFRWRDPAHRAAWDLAFTGGSFIAALSQGVVLGALLQGIKVSNRTYAGGWWDWLTLFSILTGVGVVIAYALLGATWLILKTEGGMQRQCVRLAWRLGAATLAAIIIVSIATPFLAGAYYERWFSYPNILFAGFVPLLVGVASLAFVRSMRAGRELAPFLLALFIFLLCFVGLAISIYPFVVPGAVTIWEAATHRSSQLFMLVGTVIIMPLILIYTGWSYWVFRGKVRAEGYHA, encoded by the coding sequence ATGGACATTGACCTCGCCATGGTCTGGGCATTCATTATTGTGTTTGCCGTCTTTGTCTACGTGATCATGGATGGATTCGACCTCGGGATTGGCATTCTCTTCCCGTTCTTCAAGGTGGGGCATGACCGCGATACCGCGATGAACAGTATCGCGCCGGTCTGGGACGGCAACGAGACCTGGCTGGTTCTGGGCGGCGGCGGCTTGCTTGCCGCCTTTCCGCTCGCCTATGGCGTCATCTTCTCCGGCCTGTATGCGCCCATCATCGCGATGCTTCTGGCGCTGGTTTTCCGGGGCGTCGCCTTTGAGTTTCGCTGGCGTGATCCCGCGCACCGGGCGGCATGGGACCTGGCGTTTACCGGAGGATCCTTTATTGCGGCGCTGTCGCAAGGCGTTGTGCTGGGCGCGCTGCTGCAGGGAATCAAGGTAAGCAACCGTACTTATGCAGGTGGCTGGTGGGACTGGCTGACACTGTTTTCAATTCTTACCGGAGTCGGGGTCGTCATTGCCTATGCATTGCTGGGCGCGACCTGGCTCATTCTCAAGACCGAGGGCGGTATGCAACGCCAATGCGTGCGCCTGGCCTGGCGGCTGGGCGCGGCGACGCTTGCCGCCATCATCATTGTCAGCATTGCCACGCCGTTTCTTGCGGGCGCCTATTACGAGCGCTGGTTCTCCTATCCGAACATTCTCTTCGCCGGGTTCGTGCCGCTTCTGGTTGGCGTCGCCAGCCTGGCATTCGTACGCAGCATGAGGGCAGGGCGCGAACTGGCGCCTTTTTTGCTCGCGCTGTTTATTTTCCTGCTGTGCTTCGTCGGACTGGCAATCAGCATCTACCCCTTTGTCGTCCCGGGTGCCGTGACCATCTGGGAAGCCGCAACCCATCGCAGCAGCCAACTCTTCATGCTGGTTGGTACGGTCATCATCATGCCGCTGATCCTGATCTACACCGGCTGGTCTTACTGGGTCTTTCGCGGCAAGGTGCGTGCCGAAGGCTACCACGCATGA
- a CDS encoding DUF2474 domain-containing protein: protein MKWRRILSPRREDMQSRHPSPLYVRLLWMAAIWAGSVIALLAVAGLLRLVMRQ from the coding sequence ATGAAATGGCGAAGGATCCTGTCGCCACGGCGCGAGGATATGCAGTCACGCCATCCATCGCCGCTTTACGTGCGCCTGCTGTGGATGGCCGCGATCTGGGCCGGCAGCGTCATCGCGCTGCTTGCCGTGGCAGGCCTATTGCGCCTGGTGATGCGGCAGTGA
- a CDS encoding MFS transporter, producing the protein MPQAFAHPQGISTGMTSIRKSPPPVWVMLATGLLVVVVALVFARLAYGLILPFMRESLGLNYQQAGNLGTAAALGYLCLIMASGVFAARWGGQITIVIGVLLTAIGFCGLSLSSHYLLLVVWMTLLGFGTAFSYTPTISLLVGWFPQRRAAVIGAVNSGAGIGMLLVGAMVPYLQGAFGDSSWRLAWGIFALAGMLTAAAVLLFLPNPAAPDAVQQQRTGIKAIYRNREVIRIGLLYAIIGSTYVVQAIFMYSFALAGGLSPVVAGRLAAMSGILSIFSGPLCGALADRFGRRRVIQLLVFADLIGTGIPLLWPGLPGFALHYIIIGATMSGLFTVVLATTTEAVSAREASIAVSYVTMFYAVAQLICPAAAGLVIERSGGFSSAFTGSVVLIAVAFILSWHMTPDRLGGSQPAKIM; encoded by the coding sequence ATGCCCCAGGCGTTTGCCCATCCTCAGGGCATCAGCACGGGCATGACATCGATCAGAAAATCGCCTCCGCCAGTCTGGGTCATGCTTGCCACCGGCTTGCTGGTGGTCGTGGTGGCACTGGTATTCGCCCGCCTGGCTTACGGGCTGATCCTGCCGTTCATGCGCGAGAGCCTGGGGCTCAATTATCAGCAAGCCGGCAATCTCGGAACTGCTGCCGCATTAGGCTACCTTTGCCTGATCATGGCGTCGGGTGTTTTTGCCGCACGATGGGGCGGTCAGATCACCATCGTGATCGGCGTGCTTTTGACGGCCATCGGGTTTTGCGGATTAAGCCTCAGTTCGCATTATCTATTGCTGGTCGTATGGATGACCCTGCTGGGCTTCGGTACCGCGTTTTCCTATACCCCGACGATATCGCTTCTGGTCGGCTGGTTTCCGCAGCGGCGCGCAGCGGTCATCGGCGCCGTCAACAGCGGCGCAGGGATTGGCATGCTGCTGGTCGGCGCCATGGTCCCCTACCTGCAGGGAGCCTTTGGCGATAGTAGCTGGCGGCTGGCCTGGGGCATCTTTGCACTGGCTGGCATGCTGACTGCAGCGGCCGTGCTGCTCTTCCTGCCGAATCCGGCCGCGCCGGATGCCGTCCAGCAGCAACGCACGGGAATCAAGGCCATTTACCGCAACCGCGAAGTCATCCGCATTGGACTTCTGTACGCCATCATTGGCAGCACCTACGTCGTGCAGGCGATTTTCATGTACAGCTTTGCGCTTGCTGGCGGGCTGAGCCCGGTCGTTGCGGGACGCCTGGCGGCAATGTCCGGCATTCTTTCCATTTTTTCCGGCCCGCTATGTGGCGCGCTTGCCGACCGTTTCGGCCGTCGCAGGGTGATCCAGTTGCTGGTATTTGCCGACCTTATTGGCACCGGCATTCCACTGCTCTGGCCTGGCCTGCCTGGCTTTGCCTTGCATTACATCATTATCGGCGCGACGATGTCCGGCCTGTTTACCGTCGTGCTTGCGACCACCACCGAGGCGGTGAGCGCACGGGAGGCGTCCATTGCTGTCAGCTACGTGACGATGTTCTATGCGGTTGCCCAGCTGATTTGTCCGGCTGCCGCCGGCCTGGTGATCGAGCGCTCAGGCGGGTTTTCCAGCGCCTTTACTGGAAGCGTCGTATTGATTGCCGTGGCGTTTATACTGAGCTGGCACATGACACCCGACAGGCTGGGCGGCTCGCAGCCGGCAAAAATAATGTAG